One segment of Pandoraea pnomenusa DNA contains the following:
- a CDS encoding TOBE-like domain-containing protein encodes MPVQDLPATPRDGRAIAYVRPHDLALLPSSDRSPGIDVAVRRAIPLGGTVRVELAAPGNVVWEAELTRAGWQALGAHDGAALRAVPRQLRVFCAQP; translated from the coding sequence GTGCCCGTACAGGATTTGCCTGCAACCCCGCGCGACGGACGGGCGATCGCCTATGTGCGCCCCCATGACCTCGCGCTGCTGCCGTCGAGCGACCGCAGCCCGGGCATCGATGTCGCGGTGCGCCGCGCGATCCCGCTCGGAGGCACTGTGCGCGTCGAGCTTGCCGCGCCCGGCAACGTCGTTTGGGAGGCCGAGCTGACGCGGGCCGGCTGGCAGGCGCTTGGCGCGCACGACGGCGCGGCGCTCAGGGCCGTGCCGCGTCAACTACGGGTGTTCTGCGCACAGCCATGA
- the cysW gene encoding sulfate ABC transporter permease subunit CysW: protein MTSENVQSMSDSLAISRAMPRSAHTRKADPTDEPALVKVLLIAVALVFFALFLVLPLASVFVTALGKGATAYWAGLTNDDALGAMRLTLSIAAIAVPLNLVFGVAASWAIARFDFRGKSVLTTLIDLPFSVSPVIAGMTFLLIFGRQGPLWDFLEAHDLKIVFALPGLVLATVFVTFPFVARELIPLMQAQGGEEEEAARVLGASGWQVFTRVTLPKIKWGLLYGVILCNARAMGEFGAVSVVSGHIRGETNTLPLHVEIEYNDYHTVGAFAAASVLALLALATLALKLWAERKLAQDKAARREDALSA, encoded by the coding sequence ATGACTTCGGAGAACGTCCAGAGCATGTCCGATTCCCTCGCAATATCGCGCGCCATGCCGCGGTCGGCACACACGCGCAAGGCCGATCCGACCGACGAGCCCGCCCTCGTCAAGGTGTTGCTCATCGCGGTGGCGCTCGTGTTCTTCGCGCTGTTTCTGGTGTTGCCGCTCGCGTCGGTCTTCGTGACCGCGCTGGGCAAGGGCGCGACGGCGTACTGGGCGGGGCTGACGAACGACGATGCGCTTGGCGCCATGCGCCTGACGCTGTCGATCGCGGCGATCGCCGTGCCCCTGAACCTGGTGTTCGGCGTGGCGGCCTCCTGGGCGATCGCGCGTTTCGACTTCAGGGGCAAGAGCGTGCTGACCACGCTCATCGACTTGCCGTTCTCGGTCTCGCCCGTGATCGCCGGCATGACGTTTCTGCTGATCTTCGGTCGTCAGGGGCCGCTATGGGATTTCCTTGAGGCGCACGACCTGAAGATCGTCTTCGCGCTCCCGGGACTGGTGCTGGCGACGGTGTTCGTCACGTTCCCGTTCGTTGCGCGCGAGCTGATTCCGCTGATGCAGGCGCAGGGCGGCGAGGAGGAGGAGGCCGCCCGCGTGCTGGGGGCGAGCGGATGGCAGGTGTTCACACGCGTGACGCTGCCCAAGATCAAATGGGGGTTGCTGTACGGCGTGATCCTTTGCAACGCGCGCGCCATGGGCGAGTTCGGTGCGGTGTCGGTGGTCTCCGGCCACATTCGCGGCGAGACGAACACGCTGCCGCTGCATGTGGAGATCGAATACAACGACTATCACACGGTCGGCGCGTTCGCGGCGGCGTCGGTGCTCGCGCTGCTCGCCCTGGCCACGCTGGCATTGAAGCTGTGGGCCGAGCGCAAGCTGGCGCAGGACAAGGCGGCGCGTCGCGAAGACGCCTTGTCGGCCTGA
- the cysT gene encoding sulfate ABC transporter permease subunit CysT: protein MSTAWFPVWRKPSALPGFGLTMGYTVAYLSLVVLVPLLMIFVKASSLDAASFVAAVSSPRVLASYRLTFGISLAAAVLNAVFGFVLAWVLVRYTFPGKRFVDALVDLPFALPTSVAGIVLAAIYAPNGWIGRWFEPLGIRIAFTPLGIFVALTFIGLPFVVRTLQPVLEAFEREQEEAAACLGATRWQTLRRVILPAVLPALLTGFALAFARAVGEYGSVIFIAGNIPMVSEITSLLIVTKLEQFDYAGAAALAVVMLAISFVLLLLINTLQWWLQRRHSGRRVGGA, encoded by the coding sequence ATGAGTACCGCATGGTTTCCGGTTTGGCGAAAGCCCAGCGCCTTGCCCGGCTTCGGCCTGACGATGGGCTACACCGTGGCATATCTGAGCCTCGTGGTGCTGGTGCCGTTGCTGATGATCTTCGTCAAGGCGAGTTCGCTCGACGCGGCGAGTTTCGTGGCCGCCGTGAGCTCGCCGCGCGTGCTGGCGTCGTACCGCCTCACGTTCGGCATCTCGCTCGCGGCTGCCGTGCTCAACGCCGTGTTCGGCTTCGTCCTGGCATGGGTATTGGTGCGTTACACCTTTCCCGGCAAGCGCTTCGTCGATGCATTGGTCGACCTGCCGTTCGCGCTGCCGACGTCCGTGGCCGGTATCGTACTGGCCGCAATTTATGCCCCCAACGGCTGGATCGGACGCTGGTTCGAGCCGCTCGGCATCAGGATCGCGTTCACGCCGCTGGGCATCTTCGTGGCGCTCACGTTCATCGGGCTGCCGTTCGTGGTGCGTACGCTCCAACCGGTGCTCGAAGCGTTCGAGCGCGAACAGGAGGAGGCGGCCGCGTGCCTGGGCGCCACGCGTTGGCAAACGTTGCGTCGCGTGATCCTGCCGGCGGTGCTGCCCGCCTTGCTGACCGGTTTCGCGCTGGCCTTCGCGCGCGCCGTTGGCGAGTATGGCTCGGTGATTTTCATCGCGGGCAACATCCCGATGGTTTCGGAAATCACGTCGCTGCTCATCGTCACCAAGCTCGAGCAATTCGACTATGCGGGCGCTGCCGCGCTGGCCGTGGTGATGCTGGCGATCTCGTTCGTATTGCTGCTTCTGATCAATACCCTGCAATGGTGGCTGCAACGCCGTCATTCGGGACGCCGCGTCGGCGGCGCATGA
- a CDS encoding sulfate ABC transporter substrate-binding protein codes for MSNAARGWKANRLAVAMGALALAATMTVQAHAASLSLLNVSYDPTRELYADYNKAFEAHYKQATGDTVTVKASHGGSGKQARTVLDGAPADVVTLGISADIDELAQAGLVGKDWQKRLPDNATPYTSTIVLLVRKGNPKQIKDWGDLVKPGISVVTPNPKTSAGARWNYLAAWLYALKQPGGNEQKAQDFVKALYKNVGVLDSGARGATTTFVERGIGDVLIAWENEALLSVKDLGPDKFDIVVPSSSILTEPPVAVVDRNVDKHGTRKVAEAYLQWLYSAQGQEIAARHFYRPRSPEIARKYEAQYPKLRLYTVDADLGGWTKTQAKHFADGGIFDQIYTKK; via the coding sequence ATGAGCAATGCAGCACGGGGATGGAAAGCTAACAGGCTGGCAGTCGCGATGGGCGCACTGGCGCTTGCCGCGACGATGACGGTGCAGGCGCATGCGGCGAGTCTCTCGCTGCTCAACGTATCGTATGACCCGACGCGCGAGCTTTACGCGGACTACAACAAGGCATTCGAAGCCCATTACAAGCAGGCCACCGGCGACACGGTCACGGTCAAGGCGTCGCACGGGGGCTCGGGCAAGCAGGCCCGCACCGTGCTCGACGGCGCACCGGCCGACGTAGTCACGCTCGGCATTTCGGCCGACATCGATGAACTGGCGCAGGCCGGACTGGTGGGCAAGGACTGGCAGAAGCGCTTGCCCGACAACGCCACGCCCTACACGTCGACCATCGTGCTGCTCGTGCGCAAGGGCAATCCCAAGCAGATCAAGGATTGGGGCGATCTCGTCAAGCCGGGCATCAGCGTTGTCACGCCGAACCCCAAGACGTCGGCCGGCGCGCGCTGGAACTACCTCGCCGCGTGGCTCTACGCCCTCAAGCAGCCGGGCGGCAACGAGCAGAAGGCGCAGGACTTCGTCAAGGCGCTCTACAAGAATGTCGGCGTGCTCGATTCGGGCGCGCGCGGCGCCACGACCACCTTTGTCGAGCGCGGTATCGGCGACGTGCTGATCGCGTGGGAGAACGAGGCACTGCTCTCGGTGAAGGATCTTGGCCCGGACAAGTTCGACATCGTCGTGCCGTCGTCGTCGATTCTGACCGAACCGCCGGTCGCCGTGGTCGACAGGAACGTGGACAAGCACGGTACCCGCAAGGTCGCCGAGGCGTATCTGCAGTGGCTCTACTCTGCGCAGGGGCAGGAGATTGCCGCCAGACACTTCTATCGTCCGCGTTCACCGGAAATCGCAAGGAAGTACGAGGCGCAGTATCCGAAGCTGCGGCTCTACACCGTCGACGCCGACCTGGGCGGCTGGACGAAGACGCAGGCGAAGCATTTTGCCGACGGCGGCATCTTCGACCAGATCTACACCAAGAAGTGA